Below is a window of Rhodothermales bacterium DNA.
GAAGCCCCTTCGCTGACGCTCTGGGTGACAGGAGGTTTGGGCGAAGACCAGTGCAACTCGAAATTTCTGAGCGAAACACACGGCTCACCATCTTGCACTCAGATCATCCCATTTCGGGTTGGACGCTTCAATCAGGGCAATTTTTCGCGCCCGTCGCCACCCTTTGATGCGCTTCTCTTGTTCTAGTGCCTCGTGCACGCTATGAAACGTGTCGAGATAAACGAGCCTGTGAATCCGGTAGCGCGATGTGAAAGCAGGCCATTGTCCGTGCTTGTGCTCCCAAACCCGGCGTTCCAGATCGTTTGTCACGCCCGTGTAAAGCGTTCGTGATAAACTGGCCATGATGTATACGTAGTAGGATCGCATAGGGGCTTTTTCTCTTCTAGACAAGAAAAGCCGCTGCGGCATACCCTCGCTCAGGGTGACAGGAGGTGCATTACCCTCTGGCGTTTTGCCAACCGACGCCGTATCGTGA
It encodes the following:
- a CDS encoding GIY-YIG nuclease family protein yields the protein HDTASVGKTPEGNAPPVTLSEGMPQRLFLSRREKAPMRSYYVYIMASLSRTLYTGVTNDLERRVWEHKHGQWPAFTSRYRIHRLVYLDTFHSVHEALEQEKRIKGWRRARKIALIEASNPKWDDLSARW